Part of the Salvelinus namaycush isolate Seneca chromosome 25, SaNama_1.0, whole genome shotgun sequence genome is shown below.
atgctctcgttggctggcccttgcttcgtattcgttgccaaacccactggctccaggtcatctataagtctttgctaggtaaagccctgccttatctcagctcactggtcaccatagcaacacccacggGCTCCAGCAGGTATGTTTCACTGGTCAtacccaaagccaattcctctttttgCCACCTttacttccagttctctgctgccaatgactggaacaaattgcaaaaatcactgaaggtggagactcatatctccctcaccaactttaagcaccagctgtcagagcagcttacagatcactgcatctgtaaatagcccatccaaatactgttatttatcttgctcctttgcaccccagtatctctacttgcacatctatcactccagtgtttaattgctaaattgtaattattttgccactatggcttatttattgctttacctccctTGCACACTATGTTTGTATATTCcacgtgtaactgtgttgtttgtgtcgcactgctttgctttatcttggccaggtcgcagttgtaaatgagaacttgttctcaactggcctacctggttaaataaaggtgaaataaaataacgCCTTGGATTGGATTCAAATGCAGGCAATTGGTTTCCAGAAGAAATACACTTTCCCTATGGGCACAATAAAATTAAGTATTtaatgttaaataaaaatgtacactacaaacatgagGTAAATAATATTTAATTATTTCCATCCCTATAAAATGTGAGGACTGGCTGGTTGCAAGCCACAATTTTCATGTGGTTATTTTGGTTTCGTAATGGCTAGCTTTAGTACATCCCTGCAAGCTGTTGCAGTAACTGTACATAGAAGAGCCTTAACCTCTTTAGTAAAATGTTTCAAGGTAAAGTACAACTTCATTTAGACTTATGtatttataattattttttacatttaatagAACTGCTTTTCTATAGCGATTATCATAAAATACTAAAGCATTGTGCATGACATGGTCAACAATATTTTCCCCCACATACTTCTTATATAATAAACATGTCATATTTTTTCACTGTCTGTTAGTGTGGCCTAATACTGCACTTCTGTTCACCAGTTTCACTACAGTGTTACTGAAGGCCTGTGTGTGTTGAGCATGGAGGTTTACATCAGTTCATAAAGTCACTGGGATAAAAGTTCATGTTTAGGTCTGGCGTATTCCTGATTCCTGGGTCTACTCATTTGCCTTTCTTCATCTTTGAaaccctctcctttctcttcttcaCGTGTTTCGGTGTTTTGTTTTTTCTCTTTTCCCTCTGGACCTCCTTGGCCAGTTTCTTCATCTCCTAAGAAACGCAGAAACAGGTTTGGGTATAGAATGTTAGATTAAAACAAACCGGTTTGGGTATAGAATGTTAGATTAAAACATTGATGTAATTTTAGGTGACTTAAATTCAGACTGAAAGAAATCCAAATAGTTTGGGATATTTGCAGAACATGCTCCAGATTTAGTTTTGTATAGGCCATGTAATAACCTAAAAGTAGTGGGCACAGTTGCAATCACCACAAGGTGCTCACTCCCTCTGGTGGTCAATTTTGTAATTtccttatttattttttattcatacCTCCAAtgcaataagatttttttttaaattatttgctGATCGCAGTAAAATATTGCAAGATTACTTGACAAATTCACCTTCACAGCCTTAATAGAAACATACCTTCTTGTCAATCTGAGACTCCTCTCCCAAAGACTCCTTTTTGCCACCATCCTCATCTTCATCTTCATCCTCTGAACTTGAGCTCTCCTCCACATCACAGTCTTGCAGCAGGGCAGGTACCTACAAATGGAGGGACGAAATAACAGTCAACAATTAAACATTTACAACAGTCAATAAACAATCATATTTACCCATTCCTCAACTCATGCAGGGTCATGGTAAAAATATTCACAACCACACATTACTTTATTCTCAATAGAAGCCATTATTAAAATCTGTTTATTTCAGTTGACAGTCGCCACAGAAAGCCATACCTCTAAAAAAATATCAACCTCTCTTTAATGTAACCTTTGCTGCCAATTCACAAGGGAAAATGGTGGCATTGAGTATGACTTACTGTCTGAACTCCAGACAGATCCTTCTTCAGGCCCGTCACTGTCTGGTAGAGGATCTATATCACAGCCATCAACACGGAAGAGCCAGATTAATAAATCACACAGTGTAGGGGTTGGATCAGTCACATTGCTACtgaaaaaagtaacaataaataTCAGGAAGTAGAGAAACCTGTAATTGTGCATACGTTTAATTGAACCATGAGTTAGGGGGTTGTTGACTACTTTGGTATCAGAATGGTGTGTTTGAGTGGTTACACCAGGGTTTTAGTCAACTCACGTTGTCATTCTGCATGTTGCGCGAGGACTCGTCGTCTTTCATGTTTGTCATGGCATCCACGTCACGTTCGTAGTGGCTCACTTCTGTAAGCGTGCGTGGGATGTAGGCGTTCTTAAACACCTGTCACAGTTCAACAATAAACCAAAACAGAGAGAACGTTAGAATATCGTGGAGGAGCCCAAAAAACATTTCACCTTCATGGTTATCagatctttaaaaaaataaaaaataaaaaaaaaaatttaaaaacagCCCTTACCTCCTCATTCACACTATCCTGATTGGACCTCTCCTCTGCCGTCCTCTCAGAAGCAATGTCCATCGCCTACAATGAGAAGAGAGCCATCATGAACACAGACATATCAAATAGCCACGCTCGCTGAGTACTGAGCGTGCACAGAAACACACTGAGCTTGCACAGTGCAACTTTTGACTtgacaaaacaaatacaaaaaaaacagcATAAGGTTATGATTCAATCGTGTAGATAAGCAAACTTCACATCAAATgaaacatgcccccccccccccccttaccttTTCCAAGTAGAGGTTGATGTTGCTGCTGGTGATGGAGGGATCGGTGACAAACTCAAAGAGCTCGCGCAACGTCATCGCCGCTACACCTCGTTTCAGGAAAAAGTCTTGAGGAACACAGGACCAAATCTCATTGAGTCTTTCATTCAAACTCATAGCCTCATACTTCAACAGAAACCATAGGCACTGGACACTCCCTAGTATATGCACTGCCTCTTGTCTTATAACCTCTGTCTACATTAACCTCTACGTTTCACATACTACGTGCATGTCAGGTTGGAGTGACGGCAATCTCAGATCAAATGTAGCACCATTTGACGAtattaaacaaatacatgttttgttgCGAAAACCTTTTAGAATATTAGAATGTTATGGCTAAAGAACGCTTTGTCAAATAATAAAGAAAGAATCTGCGATTTAGAAATGCAATATTCTATTACCCACAAGCATTAAGGCTGTGGTTGGTTGACAACGTCACCGAGCACTGATCTAGGATCTCCCCCTAGCCATATGTACTATGATggtaaaaggctaaactgatctgGTATCAGAACTCTTTCTCTAGCGACTATGTGAATACGGGCCTGGGCCACACGTACCATTGACATTGGTACAGTCTTTGCGCAGGAACTCCAGAGCGTGGGGGTGGTCGTGCTCCACAGACTGGGACACGTCGATTATGTAGGCGTCACCGTCGTTGTACCTTGAAAGATAAgcaataataaaaaaatgtaaaagataTATATTCAAATTAATACAATTGAATGTATCAATTTAGTCAACCCCAGTATCTGACAAAATTACACTTGCAGCGAACGGAACTTCCATAATTGCACCAATGGAAGGGTTTTTACTTAAAGGCACAATCAGTAATATTTCCTGTTGTTCAATTCAAATGGTAATTTCAATGTATGATACAACACCATTGATTCTCTATGAATATATAACGAAGAAGAAACGCCTTATGAATATAACTAATAAGcttagttcacacacacacacatcagataaCAGGAGGGAACTTACAGCATGTTGAACTCACTGAGGTCTGAATGGACCAGCCGGGCATCCTGGTACATAACCCTCATGTTGTGTATCACCTGGAGGTACAGCTCACGCGCTTTGGACTCGGACAGGGAAGCGTTCTTCAACAGAGGAGCAGGTCTGGGACCAGAGATACAGATTAAAACAGATCTTTAAAAGCCCGGAGAAGCATCCACGTTCATCAATTTGCTATAGTAAACGTAGATTTGTGTGCAGACCTGCGTAGAATGTATCtcaaacaccacacacactgctATAACACAACACAgcagcaaaaacaacaatgttCAACATTGACATAGAAAAACATAGCCTTAACAGTAGTTACCAGAAGTTCCAGAACAAACCCCCTATTGAACCCATTTGCTCTCAATTCATCACATTAGCAATGACTACAGTTGAATAAGTTAATTGTTTATTGTCCTTCTTGAGAGAATTAATTTGGACCACAACTTCACTACACACATACAGGCTAGATAAAACCAGAACTTACACATAGAACTAGGAAACAACCTTTAAGCCAGACATACAAACCGGTATATAATATTGACATGTTAAAACAGAAACGAAGCCTGATCATACTCACATGTCATCCTTGCCGATGAAACTCATAAGGAGCACGTGGCTACGCAGCATGATTGGCTCTGGACTCGGGATGCCTGCCGTCTGCAACCTGGAGACAGGAAGTAGGGAGAGACAAGCAAAAACGCAGGGTCGTAAATTCTTTCGGGCACACCGCAGAGTGTTGCAAGTGAAACGGAAAACaggcgtttcttattggacaagtccaagtAGTCCCTCCCCTTTTTCAGTCAGTTTTCAAAACGAATTAAAATTTGTTAATTTAGGGTCAAAGGTTATTCATTGACACAAGCGTAGGCTTGTACCATTTGGTGCCAGGTAGTTACCCAATGGTGCCAGGTAGTTACCCAATGGTGCCAGGTAGTTGTTGAATTATTTGATGTTCCAGAAGGTGTCTAGTATAGGTTCTTAACCATTTACACTAAattaaaatgtttcttacagaaggaACATAAAAAGTACATGCATaagcatggtagcaattgaaacagtttggagattatggaaAAATGATTAGACCAAATGTGAGGACGacagttcacctgacaagacTGAATTCAAACATTACACTTGGTTTTATgcgcattttacatttactgtacttttcgctGCATTTTGTTGATAGCGAAATCTGAAAACCCTCTGGATACCTTCAGTAACATGATGAGAAAATTCCTGGACAATGTGttgtaggtgcaacataagacaagagaatgacaagggtttgagacagaggactaactggtgtctccaagtggatacacacacctctccagtGTGCATATTTCCTAAGAATATTGAACaacaatataaaagcaacatgtaaaaaaaaaaaagtgttgatcccatgtttcatgagctgaaataaatgacaAAAAGTCCAtatgcataaaaaaaaaaaaatctttcaaaatacataaggttctcttaatttacagcattccCCTCACTCAGACAAAACATTTAGCAAAAGCCCAATTATAGCGGGAGGGACTGGCGCAACTTCTTGTCGCGCTCAGTGCTCAAGTTCAGATtgtctgtcagtcaaaacccacacAGAGCTGTGAAGCGCAgtctgagctctgacgtcatgtacagcatgttactgtacagccaccgCGTTCCAATTTAGGCTCTTATTAGTGCCCAAATCTGCAATTTTCAACCAGTATACGGGTATGAGTGTAAAGGGGGTAAATACCACCTTAAACCGGGCATAAAATAAAGCGTAACCAAGGTTACTTTTCCCATGGCTCATCTTGGGGCTGCTCACCTGATGAGGTTTCTCATCTCCTTCTCGGCCCAGGTTCGCACCATCTTCCTGGGGTTTCCTTTACAGTAGCCATGGCGGAACCTGGAGGGCAGACGACAGACTTCATCAGCTTTAAACATGGCTGATGCAATCCAAGTCTACTGTACGCTAGGGATGGGGGTGAGTACTCGATTAGTTTATATTGGATGAATAATCCCATACAGGTACTCAATATAAAATTGCAATTATTTAGCAGGTTACATTTCTAAGCACTGACAAAATCAACTAATATGCGTTTGTTTGTAGAGTAGGTAAAGTgcagtaaaaacatttttttttaactttcagCCCTATTTCACATTTAAAAAACGCTAACATGTGAGTACTCAAATATTTTTCAATGCGAGTAAATCCAACACGGAATCTTTCAAATGCCCATTCCTACGGTACACAACAGACCTCACCAAATAGTTAGTTCCACATTGACCCCTTCTGAAATACAGTTACTTTTAGGTCTTGGTTTTATAACGCCATCTTAGACAAGCCAGGAAATGCTGTTCACCTGAATTCCCCACTAACATATTTGTCACGGTCCTTGAACAGTAAGATGGAGGTCTTGTAGATCTTGATGGCTCTGCTCTCACCATTGGCAGTGGTTGCGTGGTAAACATTTGCCTGTTGGTAAAAAGCACTTTGAAATAATGAAACTGAATATGCCATTCGTAGGACAATATGTTGCccacattttaaaaaatatatataactaggcaagtcagttaagaacaaattcttatttacaatgacggcctaccccggccaaaccctgacgacgctgggccaattgtgcaccaccctatggggactcctgatcacggccggattgtgatacagcccgggatcgaaccagggtctgtagtgatgcctctggcAATGAGATGCTGCGCTACTCGGGGAGGCCCGAGTGTTCCACAGTGGTGGATACGTTTGCCTCATGACGTTGTGGGATCAACTTGCCTCTTTGCCTGTGCTGATACATCCATTGATCTCTGAAATGACACCCCTGCTGAGCATCTTAAACAGAATCATTCGCGTCCGCGGGTCCAACACCTTTCAAACAAACAATACAAGGAAATCAATTCACTGTTGATTTTCTGTTTCTCAGGCTTACGCTTACACTGAAATCAGGTATGAAGCCCAAACAGAATGCCATCACCACATAAAATAACATGCCATTTTCATCTCTGATTTAGTACTATTGATTCAATTggtttttctctcatcaatctacacaccagtATACGTGTTTCTctcccccataatgacaaaccaaaaacaggtttagaaatgtttactaatttacaaaaaaattaaaaaactgaaatatcacatttacataattattcagaccctttcactcagtactttgttgaagcacctttggcagcaaataCAATCTTAAGCCTtcttgaaaaaaaataaaaaaatgtgttttcactgtcattatggggtattttgtgtagattgatgagggtgaaaatgattttatacatttttgaataagtctgtaacgtaacaaaatgtgggaaaagtcaaggggtctgaatacttcccaaaaacactgtatgcatgtatgtatgtatgtatgtatgtatgtatgtatgtatgtataatatatatatataaacacacacacacacacactataaaacGCCAACGGGAATAAAACTATTTTTAAAAGCACACCTGCTCAACTGTAGCCCGATCAGATTTGTCTTTCACTCGAAACCTAGCGGAAGGAACCACAAACAGCCAACAAAATGTTTTATACTATAACAGAAATAAAAGTACTCTTTATTCCAAGCAGTGCAATGTCATGATGAATGTCATGTTCAGTGACAGGTTACGTACGTGTCAGCATTTTGTTGTTTCTGCATCACGGTCACTTTGTTGATCACAGAGTCAGCATAGTTGAGCTTATCTACAGTAAAACAAAATAACACATTCAGAGCTCTATACAGTTACTTCTCACATTGTATTATCCATCTACCCAGCTAAAATACTTAGTGCTGAGCGATTGGTGCTTTGAGGTCGGTTCGGTTCCGGTTCGATTATCAAAAAAATACCACGGTTTGCGATTatttgggttgaatgctgtaacacagaataaaacaaataataaaagtcccatgatagtattaaccataatttatccacattaataaaatatttcactTGTGTATATTATTTGATTACTTTTATTATTTCACTCCAAGTCATCTCTATAGAGCtactgcctatgctgtctgacaaatcCCTATTTTGTAGTAAATAAGGCATGCTGAacaccaactatcaatcactttcATCATTTCAGGTAGAGACGTCGCTAAGCAACAGCTGCTCTCGATATGACCTCACAATCGTGCATGCTTGTCTCTtccgtagcaggcgtaaaagaaacagACTGTACAAGTAGatgtgcaatggattatggtcattgtagttaattaccacattttatgcgccaaactatgtagaatattggcctgttgtagtttctctagagaaaCTGAAATGTGCGCATTGAGCTCAGAAAGAAATACAGAACGAAATTGAATTAAAATAATTGAACAGTCGTCAATtagtttaaaaaatgaaaaattGCCAAAATGTCAGTTCATCGCTCAGCACTAAAAATTCTACTTGAACTCACCTAAATTAATTTTGTGTTCAAACTTCCTCAGAGCTTTGTCAGTGGGGGTTGACAGTTTCTGTGATTTGTTACTAAGATTTTGTTTATTTGcctgaaaaaacaaaaacaaacagatGACATCAGTTTGCTTCATCGTCTCATATACCCAATATTGGCTCCTGCTATGGGAGCAGATTATTATCAAACTCCACTAGAACATGTACATTCTGAAATAATGATTGATTTTCTGATAGTCTATAAAGTTCAGTTTTGGGCTGCCTGGGACTCAACACCACATCAGCCTGGGACATGGCCCAGAATAGGACGATGTGGAGATCTATGTCGAGGTCCTGAACTTACCTGGTGATTCATTCCTGTTCTATTAGCCATGTAGCGTTTGGTCAAGTCCCCAGTCTCATCCCAGTCCCAatcatcatcctcttcttcctcctcctcatcatcatatTCACACAAATCATGATATTGTGTGTCCAGGCTAACTCCACTGACCTGGCCCTCTACTGCAAGCATCTCCTCGGCTGGTTGGGTGATGGCAACACTATTTAACAGAAACATAGCTAGTGGTCAGGCTCTGTACATTGAGACAGTGACAGAAAAGGAAGCAAATAAttgacttagctagctacatgaacAAAGGGAGAGGGGAAATACATGACACGCAGTGTGCTGTTTGTCTTGAGTCATTACATACGTTCCTTGAATAACCTTTGCTAGATTT
Proteins encoded:
- the riok1 gene encoding serine/threonine-protein kinase RIO1 produces the protein MSMAQIVPGQFDDADESNSVAITQPAEEMLAVEGQVSGVSLDTQYHDLCEYDDEEEEEEDDDWDWDETGDLTKRYMANRTGMNHQANKQNLSNKSQKLSTPTDKALRKFEHKINLDKLNYADSVINKVTVMQKQQNADTFRVKDKSDRATVEQVLDPRTRMILFKMLSRGVISEINGCISTGKEANVYHATTANGESRAIKIYKTSILLFKDRDKYVSGEFRFRHGYCKGNPRKMVRTWAEKEMRNLIRLQTAGIPSPEPIMLRSHVLLMSFIGKDDIPAPLLKNASLSESKARELYLQVIHNMRVMYQDARLVHSDLSEFNMLYNDGDAYIIDVSQSVEHDHPHALEFLRKDCTNVNDFFLKRGVAAMTLRELFEFVTDPSITSSNINLYLEKAMDIASERTAEERSNQDSVNEEVFKNAYIPRTLTEVSHYERDVDAMTNMKDDESSRNMQNDNILYQTVTGLKKDLSGVQTVPALLQDCDVEESSSSEDEDEDEDGGKKESLGEESQIDKKEMKKLAKEVQREKRKNKTPKHVKKRKERVSKMKKGK